The Macaca fascicularis isolate 582-1 chromosome 1, T2T-MFA8v1.1 genome includes a window with the following:
- the ASB17 gene encoding ankyrin repeat and SOCS box protein 17 gives MSKSNKLCRKTSCPRSNIFCNLLDKIVKRPSLQFLGQWGYHCYEPRIYRSLAKILRYVDLDGFDALLTDYIAFVEKSGYRFEVSFNLDFTEICVNTILYWVFARKGNPDFVELLLKKTKDYVQDRSCNLALIWRTFTPVYCPSPLSGITPLFYVAQTRQSNIFKILLQYGILEREKNPINIVLTIVLYPSRVRVMVDRELADIHEDAKTCLVLCSRVLSVISVKEIKTQLSLGRRPIISNWFDYIPSTRYKDPCELLHLCRLTIRNQLLTNNMLPDGIFSLLIPARLQNYLNLEI, from the exons ATGAGTAAATCTAATAAATTATGTCGTAAGACTTCTTGTCCAAGGAGCAATATATTCTGCAATCTCCTTGACAAAATTGTTAAAAGACCCTCCCTACAGTTTTTGGGTCAGTGGGGATATCACTGTTATGAACCAAGGATTTACAGATCACTGGCCAAAATTCTGAGATATGTGGATTTGGATGGTTTTGACGCACTACTCACAGATTACATTGCATTTGTGGAAAAATCAGGATACCGTTTTGAAGTAAGTTTTAACCTCGACTTTACTGAAATATGTGTGAATACAATTCTGTACTGGGTTTTTGCCAGAAAAGGTAATCCTGACTTTGTGGAATTACTTCTCAAGAAGACAAAAGACTATGTTCAAGACAGAAGTTGTAACCTGGCACTGATATGGAG AACTTTCACACCAGTATACTGTCCAAGTCCATTAAGTGGCATCACACCTCTCTTTTATGTAGCTCAGACAAGACAGTCTAATATCTTCAAAATACTACTGCAATATGGAAtcttagaaagagaaaaaaaccctaTCAACATTGTCTTAACGATAGTACTCTACCCTTCAAGAGTAAGAGTAATGGTTGATCGTGAATTGGCTGACATCCATGAAGATGCCAAAACATGTTTGGTACTATGTTCCAGAGTgctttctgtcatttcagtcaaagaaataaag aCACAGCTGAGTTTAGGAAGACGTCCAATTATTTCAAATTGGTTTGATTACATTCCTTCAACAAGATACAAAGATCCATGTGAACTATTACATCTTTGCAGACTAACCATCAGGAATCAACTATTAACCAACAATATGCTCCCAGATGGAATATTTTCACTTCTAATTCCTGCTCGTCTACAAAACTATCTGAATTTAGAAATCTAA